The Malus domestica chromosome 10, GDT2T_hap1 genome contains a region encoding:
- the LOC103416337 gene encoding B3 domain-containing transcription factor VRN1-like isoform X2, which produces MKMMTPYFHKLIVSSTLQAKQLRIPESFVQKFRNDLSTIAKLTVPDGRVWHVGIKKVDNKFWFHGGWLEFIEHYSIRVGYFLTFRYEGHSSFTVHIFNLKTAEINYQPNALSSTGGSIYRYQVFEEMEDDDSVEILGSSPTSIVTDSLRDKRFGDSANKLIPGKNCTPLLQNLFNGSKPKNCMSRSDAGNLHLSKGDDLQAGEDTQSIKKTMRKKRKVNPDVQESSSQQEKEVEIRFRFYESASARKRTVTAEERERAINAAKTFEPDNPFCRVVLRPSYLYRGCIMYLPSCFAEKNLNGVSGFIKLQSADGRQWSVRCLYRGGRAKLSQGWYEFTMDNNLGEGDVCVFEFLKMKDIVLKVTVFRVLEDAGFVNQPQKQHLTPS; this is translated from the exons AGGATCCCGGAAAGTTTTGTCCAGAAATTCAGAAACGATCTTTCTACCATTGCTAAGCTCACTGTTCCTGATGGTCGTGTTTGGCATGTGGGAATAAAGAAGGTTGATAACAAGTTTTGGTTTCACGGTGGTTGGCTAGAGTTCATTGAACATTATTCAATCCGTGTTGGCTACTTTTTAACATTCAGATATGAAGGGCATTCGTCTTTCACCGTCCATATATTTAATTTGAAAACTGCTGAGATTAACTATCAACCTAATGCTCTCAGTAGTACTGGAGGTTCTATTTACCGGTatcaagtttttgaagaaatggAAGATGATGACTCTGTTGAAATCTTGGGTTCCTCCCCTACATCCATTGTTACCgattctttgagagacaagcgCTTTGGTGACTCTGCAAATAAACTGATTCCTGGGAAAAATTGTACTCCATTGCTGCAGAATTTGTTTAATGGTTCCAAACCGAAGAATTGCATGAGCAGGAGTGATGCTGGGAACCTGCATCTGTCGAAGGGTGATGATCTACAAGCAG GTGAAGATACACAAAGCATAAAGAAGACTATGAGAAAAAAGCGGAAGGTTAATCCTG ATGTGCAGGAGTCTTCTTCTcaacaagaaaaagaagtggAAATCCGCTTTCGGTTCTATGAAAGTGCATCTGCAAGGAAGAGAACCGTGACAGctgaagaaagagaaagggcTATCAATGCAGCCAAAACATTTGAGCCAGATAATCCTTTCTGCAGGGTCGTCCTTCGACCATCCTACCTATATAGAGGTTGTATAATG TATTTGCCATCCTGCTTTGCCGAAAAGAATTTAAATGGGGTTTCAGGATTCATCAAACTTCAGTCCGCTGATGGTAGACAATGGTCAGTCCGATGCCTTTATAGAGGAGGTAGAGCAAAATTAAGCCAGGGATGGTATGAGTTTACGATGGATAACAATCTGGGAGAGGGGGATGTTTGTGTCTTTGAATTTCTCAAGATGAAGGACATTGTGCTGAAAGTTACTGTATTTCGCGTTCTTGAAGATGCAGGATTTGTGAACCAGCCTCAAAAGCAACATCTCACCCCCAGCTAA
- the LOC103416337 gene encoding B3 domain-containing transcription factor VRN1-like isoform X1 yields the protein MKMMTPYFHKLIVSSTLQAKQLRIPESFVQKFRNDLSTIAKLTVPDGRVWHVGIKKVDNKFWFHGGWLEFIEHYSIRVGYFLTFRYEGHSSFTVHIFNLKTAEINYQPNALSSTGGSIYRYQVFEEMEDDDSVEILGSSPTSIVTDSLRDKRFGDSANKLIPGKNCTPLLQNLFNGSKPKNCMSRSDAGNLHLSKGDDLQAGNESTRDNGLQFNVTELKKTVDEVKLRSPGEDTQSIKKTMRKKRKVNPDVQESSSQQEKEVEIRFRFYESASARKRTVTAEERERAINAAKTFEPDNPFCRVVLRPSYLYRGCIMYLPSCFAEKNLNGVSGFIKLQSADGRQWSVRCLYRGGRAKLSQGWYEFTMDNNLGEGDVCVFEFLKMKDIVLKVTVFRVLEDAGFVNQPQKQHLTPS from the exons AGGATCCCGGAAAGTTTTGTCCAGAAATTCAGAAACGATCTTTCTACCATTGCTAAGCTCACTGTTCCTGATGGTCGTGTTTGGCATGTGGGAATAAAGAAGGTTGATAACAAGTTTTGGTTTCACGGTGGTTGGCTAGAGTTCATTGAACATTATTCAATCCGTGTTGGCTACTTTTTAACATTCAGATATGAAGGGCATTCGTCTTTCACCGTCCATATATTTAATTTGAAAACTGCTGAGATTAACTATCAACCTAATGCTCTCAGTAGTACTGGAGGTTCTATTTACCGGTatcaagtttttgaagaaatggAAGATGATGACTCTGTTGAAATCTTGGGTTCCTCCCCTACATCCATTGTTACCgattctttgagagacaagcgCTTTGGTGACTCTGCAAATAAACTGATTCCTGGGAAAAATTGTACTCCATTGCTGCAGAATTTGTTTAATGGTTCCAAACCGAAGAATTGCATGAGCAGGAGTGATGCTGGGAACCTGCATCTGTCGAAGGGTGATGATCTACAAGCAGGTAATGAATCTACTCGAGATAATGGTCTTCAATTTAATGTAACAGAGCTTAAAAAGACAGTGGATGAAGTCAAATTGCGTAGTCCAGGTGAAGATACACAAAGCATAAAGAAGACTATGAGAAAAAAGCGGAAGGTTAATCCTG ATGTGCAGGAGTCTTCTTCTcaacaagaaaaagaagtggAAATCCGCTTTCGGTTCTATGAAAGTGCATCTGCAAGGAAGAGAACCGTGACAGctgaagaaagagaaagggcTATCAATGCAGCCAAAACATTTGAGCCAGATAATCCTTTCTGCAGGGTCGTCCTTCGACCATCCTACCTATATAGAGGTTGTATAATG TATTTGCCATCCTGCTTTGCCGAAAAGAATTTAAATGGGGTTTCAGGATTCATCAAACTTCAGTCCGCTGATGGTAGACAATGGTCAGTCCGATGCCTTTATAGAGGAGGTAGAGCAAAATTAAGCCAGGGATGGTATGAGTTTACGATGGATAACAATCTGGGAGAGGGGGATGTTTGTGTCTTTGAATTTCTCAAGATGAAGGACATTGTGCTGAAAGTTACTGTATTTCGCGTTCTTGAAGATGCAGGATTTGTGAACCAGCCTCAAAAGCAACATCTCACCCCCAGCTAA